TTTCGATATTTTGCATCTTGTGGTGTTCTGAATATTGATCGATAATCTTCTTCTGAAAATAAGTTAACAATAAAATTATACATATAACCCTCCAATAGTTACAATAAGATCCCAATCAAATTCAAATTTCAAAATTTACCCCCCGTATCAATAACCTCAACCATTCCAAATCCCATAGAATTTTTTTCTCCGAATCCCGACTCATATCCTAGTTTAATTAGATTGGGATTTCCATATGCCTTAAATTCAATATAATGTGCAGTGTGATAAGTATTTTTTATTTTTCTTTTCGTACTTCTCAATATGCTTGATATCTCAAAGTTTACTTTGGAGTTGTCACTTTCCTCCCCATAATAAATAGAGTATTTTCTTTTTAGATTTCTTTCAAGATTCTTATAGAACTTTATATCGTTTGGAGAAAGGTCCCAAATCTTGAGCTTATTGTCCATATTTATTTTTGTAGTTATACATATTGGAGATATAGTTTTGAATTTTATTGCGTCATGAATATCTATATCTTTGACAACCCCAACGGATTCCAGGGTAAGTGGAACACCTGCAATATGAAAAGAAGTATTTTTAAATAAACCTTCAACAAAAGAAACTGAGATATCTTTTCTTGGTGATGAAAAATAAAAGTAACACATACCTTTAATAAGAAGTCCTTTTTCATCCATCGGG
The Methanofastidiosum sp. genome window above contains:
- the cas6 gene encoding CRISPR-associated endoribonuclease Cas6, yielding MRFKLTFSAKNGIIPYNYNYYVGSFIYSSIERADNKISEDLHYSKDIKLFTFSDLKGVIPMDEKGLLIKGMCYFYFSSPRKDISVSFVEGLFKNTSFHIAGVPLTLESVGVVKDIDIHDAIKFKTISPICITTKINMDNKLKIWDLSPNDIKFYKNLERNLKRKYSIYYGEESDNSKVNFEISSILRSTKRKIKNTYHTAHYIEFKAYGNPNLIKLGYESGFGEKNSMGFGMVEVIDTGGKF